From Triticum urartu cultivar G1812 chromosome 2, Tu2.1, whole genome shotgun sequence, a single genomic window includes:
- the LOC125540480 gene encoding receptor kinase-like protein Xa21, which produces MDGQEHNNRLHLAPCSTMNIQRTWQQLLMLHLLTHILFLFLTSSSQPTNNETVSSGDLFVLLSFKSFITSDPTRALSSWSRGHASAGAGAGNGTSSTKTKVPGFCKWTGVSCGNHRYPGRVTAIRLHGFGLVGTISPQLGNLTRLRVLNLSANSLGGEIPGSISHCAALGTVDLGENSLSGSMPASLGLLSKLTFLSVTHNNLTGDIPMSFSNLTALTNLSMSNNQFLGGIPSWLGNLTSLTHLELVGNRFNGHIPPDLGKMSNLVTFDINDNKLEGPFPPSMFNISSIKNFNIGFNQLTGSLPLDIGFKLPKLNVLGTHANRFVGKIPASLSNASALKYLILHGNQYHGPIPRDIGIHGRLILFSLGNNLLQTTEPRDWDFLTSLTNCSNLGILDLDQNNLEGAMPVTIANLSTELYMITLGRNKIAGTIPAGLSKFQKLATLSLKQSLFTGTLPLDIGLIPSLQELDLSHSRFHGQIPQSLGNITKLSNLFLSNNFLDGSMPSSLGNLTKLTSLDLSGNSLRGEIPPEVLSIPSLTKLLNLSHNYLSGSIPTRIGQLNSLGTIDLSMNELSGEIPEALGSCVLLNSLYLQGNLLQGQISKVLSSLRGLEKLDLSSNNLGGPIPEFLEGFELLMYLNLSFNNLSGPVPNAGIFRNATVLLLPGNSMLCGGPSSLQLPSCPDIGSNHASQKHHRRVILFCMVGTLILMCSLTACYLMKTRIKPNSVGQETGFHNEKHERISYADIDEATQSFSPANLIGSGSFGDVYIGTLNLDESLYTVAIKVLNLGKRGANRSFLRECEALRKIRHRKLVKVITVCSSLDRNGDEFKALVLEFICNGNLDEWLHPNTENSRTFRRLSLMERLCIALDVAEALEYLHHQIEPPIVHCDIKPCNILLDDDIVAHVADFGLAKIMHTEACKQSGGGTESSSLVIKGTIGYVAPEYGSGSEASTAGDVYSFGVLLLEMLTGRRPTDSFRDGATSLVNYVKMAYPDTLLEVLDASATYSGNPQRIIDIFLHPMLKIGLACCEDSPRHRMKMNDVVKELNAIKKACAPHMHVHGFRASA; this is translated from the exons ATGGACGGGCAAGAACACAATAATCGCCTCCACCTAGCTCCTTGCTCAACCATGAACATCCAGAGAACATGGCAGCAGCTCCTGATGCTCCATCTCCTCACTCATATCCTCTTCCTTTTCCTCACATCCAGCTCTCAACCTACCAACAATGAAACTGTCAGCAGCGGCGATCTTTTCGTCCTCCTGTCATTCAAATCCTTCATCACCAGTGACCCTACACGGGCACTGTCCTCGTGGTCACGGGGCCATGCCAGTGCTGGTGCTGGCGCTGGCAACGGTACCAGCAGCACGAAGACGAAGGTGCCCGGTTTCTGCAAATGGACGGGTGTGTCCTGTGGCAACCACCGGTACCCTGGCCGTGTCACCGCCATACGCCTGCATGGCTTTGGCCTGGTCGGTACCATCAGCCCGCAGCTCGGTAACCTGACACGCCTCCGCGTCCTCAACCTCTCAGCCAATAGCCTGGGAGGTGAGATCCCAGGCAGCATCAGCCACTGTGCAGCACTTGGCACTGTGGACCTGGGGGAGAACTCCCTCTCTGGTTCCATGCCTGCTTCTCTGGGTCTCCTATCAAAGCTCACATTTCTCAGCGTTACCCATAACAACCTGACTGGTGATATTCCCATGTCGTTCTCCAACCTCACAGCTCTCACGAACCTTAGCATGTCGAACAACCAATTCCTTGGCGGAATCCCAAGCTGGCTGGGCAACCTGACATCGTTGACACACTTGGAATTAGTCGGGAACAGGTTCAATGGCCATATCCCTCCAGATCTTGGTAAGATGTCTAATCTTGTTACATTTGACATCAATGACAACAAACTGGAAGGCCCTTTTCCTCCATCCATGTTCAATATTTCTTCAATCAAAAACTTCAACATTGGCTTCAACCAGTTGACAGGATCTCTGCCGCTGGATATTGGCTTTAAGCTTCCCAAGCTAAATGTTTTGGGCACACATGCGAACCGATTCGTAGGAAAAATACCAGCCTCCTTGTCAAATGCATCCGCACTTAAATATTTGATTCTTCACGGAAATCAGTATCATGGTCCGATTCCACGGGACATTGGCATCCATGGTCGTTTGATATTATTTTCGTTAGGAAACAATTTGCTTCAAACCACAGAGCCTAGGGATTGGGATTTTCTCACATCCTTAACCAACTGTAGCAACCTGGGAATACTAGACCTTGACCAAAACAACCTTGAAGGTGCTATGCCAGTTACAATTGCTAACCTATCTACAGAGCTCTACATGATTACACTAGGTAGAAACAAAATAGCTGGGACCATACCTGCTGGTTTAAGCAAGTTTCAAAAACTTGCAACGCTCTCCCTGAAGCAAAGCCTCTTCACAGGCACCTTGCCTCTGGATATTGGCCTGATTCCTAGCCTCCAGGAACTTGACCTATCCCATAGTAGATTTCATGGGCAGATTCCACAATCATTAGGCAATATCACAAAGTTGAGCAACCTCTTCCTATCTAATAACTTTCTAGATGGCAGCATGCCATCAAGCCTTGGTAACCTAACAAAACTTACATCTCTGGATCTTTCCGGTaactccttgaggggggaaatCCCACCGGAGGTACTTAGCATCCCCTCCCTGACCAAACTTCTCAACCTCTCCCACAATTATCTGAGTGGCTCCATTCCAACACGGATAGGGCAACTGAACAGCCTAGGCACAATTGACCTTTCCATGAACGAGCTATCTGGTGAAATTCCAGAAGCTCTCGGCAGTTGCGTCCTACTGAACTCCCTATACTTGCAAGGAAATCTTCTGCAAGGGCAAATTTCAAAAGTTTTGTCTTCTTTAAGAGGCCTTGAAAAGTTGGATCTTTCTAGCAACAACTTAGGAGGGCCCATACCTGAGTTCCTCGAGGGCTTCGAGCTTCTAATGTATCTAAACCTCTCTTTCAACAACCTATCTGGCCCAGTGCCAAATGCAGGGATTTTCCGCAACGCCACTGTATTGTTGCTCCCTGGCAATAGCATGCTATGTGGAGGTCCCTCTTCCTTGCAACTACCTTCATGCCCAGATATAGGTTCCAACCATGCTTCGCAGAAGCATCATCGTCGGGTCATACTCTTTTGCATGGTTGGAACTTTGATCTTGATGTGCTCCCTAACTGCATGCTACTTGATGAAGACAAGAATCAAACCAAATAGTGTTGGTCAAGAAACCGGATTTCACAATGAGAAGCATGAGAGGATATCCTATGCCGATATAGATGAAGCAACACAGTCCTTCTCACCGGCAAATTTGATTGGTTCCGGCAGCTTTGGCGATGTGTACATTGGAACTCTGAATCTTGATGAGAGTTTATACACCGTAGCAATCAAAGTTCTCAATCTTGGCAAACGAGGAGCTAACAGAAGCTTTTTGAGGGAGTGTGAAGCCCTGAGGAAGATCCGACACCGGAAACTTGTCAAGGTGATCACTGTGTGTAGCAGTTTGGACCGTAATGGTGATGAGTTCAAGGCACTTGTCCTAGAATTTATCTGCAATGGGAACTTAGATGAGTGGCTGCATCCAAACACAGAGAACAGCAGGACCTTCAGAAGGCTAAGTCTGATGGAAAGGTTGTGCATCGCTCTTGATGTTGCAGAGGCATTGGAATATCTTCACCACCAAATTGAGCCCCCCATAGTTCACTGCGATATCAAACCATGCAACATCCTTCTAGATGATGACATTGTTGCGCATGTTGCTGACTTTGGTCTAGCAAAGATAATGCATACTGAAGCATGCAAGCAAAGTGGCGGTGGGACTGAAAGCAGCTCACTTGTGATTAAAGGCACAATTGGATACGTCGCACCTG AGTATGGCTCGGGATCTGAAGCCTCCACAGCGGGTGACGTATATAGCTTCGGGGTGTTGCTATTGGAAATGCTTACTGGAAGACGGCCAACTGACAGTTTCAGAGATGGCGCGACAAGTCTTGTCAACTATGTCAAGATGGCATATCCTGATACTCTGCTGGAAGTGTTAGATGCTAGTGCAACATACAGCGGAAACCCGCAACGTATCATAGACATATTCTTACATCCTATGCTTAAGATTGGTCTAGCTTGCTGTGAGGATTCCCCAAGGCACCGAATGAAGATGAACGATGTAGTCAAGGAGCTGAATGCCATAAAGAAGGCGTGCGCCCCTCATATGCATGTTCATGGATTTCGAGCAAGCGCTTGA
- the LOC125540483 gene encoding tubulin-folding cofactor B, translating into MSKLQLPADDSVSLRVTHSNLTSFASDIRVSQQTTVEALKEKLWKKTGTAVGSMRLELRDEAGARVADLDRDAAPLAAYSPYDGYRLHIIDLDPSSVTSGGWLEDTSLVEKYTISDEAYAKLGTNFRKFKEKMVSKNPVSDDKQSDNQMEELCANIKVGDRCEVEPGAKRGTVKFVGKAEALGCGFWVGVQYDEPLGKHDGMVKGVRFFECPQGHGVIVRPEKVKVGDFPERDPFDEEEDEI; encoded by the exons ATGTCGAAGCTGCAGCTGCCGGCGGACGACAGCGTGTCGCTGCGCGTCACGCACTCCAACCTCACCTCCTTCGCCTCCGACATCCGGGTCTCGCAGCAG ACCACGGTGGAGGCGCTCAAGGAGAAGCTGTGGAAGAAGACGGGCACGGCCGTGGGCTCCATGCGGCTGGAGCTCCGGGACGAGGCCGGCGCCAGGGTCGCCGACCTCGACCGCGACGCCGCGCCCCTCGCCGCCTACTCCCCCTACGACGG GTACCGGCTGCACATCATCGACCTCGACCCCTCCTCGGTGACCTCCGGCGGGTGGCTGGAGGACACCTCGCTCGTCGAGAAGTACACCATCTCGGACGAAGCGTACGCCAAGCTCGGCA CAAACTTCCGGAAGTTCAAAGAGAAGATGGTGTCGAAAAACCCTGTATCGGACGATAAGCAA TCAGACAATCAGATGGAGGAATTGTGTGCCAACATCAAG GTGGGAGACAGATGTGAAGTCGAGCCAGGTGCCAAGAGGGGCACCGTGAAATTCGTTGGCAAAGCTGAAGCCCTTGGGTGTGGATTTTGGGTTGGCGTGCAATACGATGAGCCACTTGGAAAGCACGATGGCAT GGTGAAAGGAGTCCGCTTCTTCGAGTGCCCTCAAGGGCATGGAGTAATTGTTAGGCCAGAGAAAGTGAAG GTTGGTGACTTTCCGGAGAGGGACCCAttcgatgaagaagaagatgagatATAG
- the LOC125540481 gene encoding uncharacterized protein LOC125540481 — MAALAMAMGAAVIPRAAQLAGGQPAGGRCVSVRAAAPPRQQRSSRPPPRNRRRGPPPRLRDDEGDNQGPPGRRGPPGAPSRHHQGRGPPPRGQSGRASPAGMTRSPVVALRREEEEFDDEAGYRDYDGEEDEEEGEGRFAGGTRSGGAMPKPPAGFVLDDQGRCIAAASKRIVTIIDDANNRPLECIIRRVFSSTQDHECLLLCPVDMPVQVLKSTNFSGWIAVDDDQIKQIIPSVAYALARVHMHFVESGFCYTARGGFCFPEDAIQEFHDSSGGSGEAPFEGVEICNFNLDGAHYMIYTPVDPLLFVAVKDKDGVLRIAEDDLMDDPSIVSAIDEETEFTALVEEEEALLESILHGDDDVS, encoded by the exons ATGGCGGCTTTGGCGATGGCGATGGGGGCGGCGGTCATCCCTCGGGCTGCCCAGCTCGCCGGGGGTCAGCCTGCTGGCGGGAGGTGCGTCTCCGTCCGCGCGGCTGCGCCTCCGCGGCAGCAGCGGTCGTCCCGGCCGCCGCCCAGGAACCGCCGGCGCGGGCCGCCGCCCAGGCTCCGCGACGACGAAGGCGACAACCAGGGTCCGCCCGGGAGGCGGGgccctcctggcgcgcccagccGCCACCACCAGGGCCGCGGGCCGCCGCCCAGGGGGCAATCTGGCCGCGCTTCGCCGGCAGGCATGACCCGCTCGCCCGTCGTAGCTCTGCGgcgggaggaagaggagttcgaCGACGAGGCGGGGTACAGGGACTACGACGgcgaggaggatgaggaggagggggaggggaggtTCGCCGGGGGAACCCGGTCGGGTGGCGCCATGCCCAAGCCGCCCGCCGGCTTCGTGCTCGACGACCAGGGCCGGTGCATCGCCGCCGCCTCCAAGCGCATCGTCACCATC ATTGATGACGCGAACAATCGCCCGTTGGAGTGCATAATCAGGAGGGTGTTCAGCAGCACGCAGGATCACGAGTGCTTGCTTCTATGCCCGGTCGACAT GCCTGTGCAGGTGCTCAAGAGCACAAACTTCAGTGGATGGATTGCC GTTGACGATGACCAGATTAAGCAGATCATTCCATCGGTTGCGTACGCCCTTGCTAGGGTACATATGCACTTTGTCGAAAGCGG ATTCTGCTATACAGCACGGGGTGGCTTCTGCTTTCCTGAAGATGCCATCCAAGAATTCCACG ATTCTAGTGGCGGTAGCGGGGAGGCACCTTTTGAAGGTGTAGAGATTTGCAACTTCAATTTG GACGGTGCACACTATATGATCTATACACCAGTCGATCCGCTTCTATTTGTCGCGGTCAAG GACAAGGACGGTGTGCTACGCATTGCTGAAGAT GATCTGATGGACGACCCCAGCATTGTGAGCGCCATAGATGAAGAGACAGAGTTCACGGCATTGGTG gaggaggaggaggccctTCTCGAATCGATACTGCACGGCGACGATGATGTTAGCTAA